A region of Streptomyces sp. TG1A-60 DNA encodes the following proteins:
- a CDS encoding MarR family transcriptional regulator gives MSMEMTTVGDDGLLDTLQHEVAVFARRAEQTRLGGVGQVRNSMDRAAYLLLNRLDKEGPMGVKALAASMGIDSSTVTRQVAPLVDTGLVKRTSHPEDGRAVVLQLSPRGLSRLEEVRSSRRRLMAELTEEWAPGEREVFCSLLTRFNTALSARMAAAPEAPSPS, from the coding sequence ATGTCGATGGAGATGACGACCGTCGGTGACGACGGTCTTCTCGACACGCTGCAGCACGAGGTCGCGGTCTTCGCACGCCGTGCCGAACAGACCCGGCTCGGCGGCGTCGGGCAGGTGCGCAACTCCATGGACCGTGCCGCGTACCTGCTGCTCAACCGCCTCGACAAGGAAGGTCCGATGGGCGTCAAGGCACTCGCGGCGAGCATGGGGATCGACTCCTCGACGGTCACCCGTCAGGTGGCGCCGCTCGTGGACACCGGTCTCGTCAAGCGCACCTCGCACCCGGAGGACGGCCGCGCGGTGGTGCTTCAGCTGTCGCCGCGCGGGCTGTCCCGCCTGGAGGAGGTACGTTCCTCCAGGCGCCGGTTGATGGCCGAGCTGACCGAGGAGTGGGCCCCCGGGGAGCGCGAGGTGTTCTGCTCCCTCCTGACGCGCTTCAACACCGCGCTCTCCGCCCGCATGGCCGCCGCTCCGGAGGCACCGTCCCCGTCCTGA
- a CDS encoding sigma factor-like helix-turn-helix DNA-binding protein, whose translation MRERHAVRGARRDREFEAFVAGAAGRLTRTATLLTAEPPNANPRARRLLTHALAHTYATWDRLRGEDPYDRTRQHLAVRFARGAWHHHGLFRPEPGGVLGGLSPQERLILVLRLYEGVAEEQTAALLGLPAERVRAICARAMATVLHPPREAAPGVAEVAPS comes from the coding sequence GTGCGAGAACGGCATGCGGTCCGGGGCGCCCGCCGGGACCGGGAGTTCGAGGCGTTCGTCGCGGGTGCGGCGGGGCGGCTGACGCGGACCGCCACCCTGCTCACGGCGGAGCCGCCGAACGCCAACCCGCGCGCGCGGCGGCTGCTGACCCACGCCCTCGCCCACACCTACGCCACCTGGGACCGGCTGCGCGGCGAGGACCCCTACGACCGAACCCGTCAGCACCTGGCCGTCCGCTTCGCGCGCGGTGCCTGGCACCACCACGGTCTCTTCCGCCCCGAGCCCGGCGGTGTACTGGGCGGCCTCAGCCCTCAGGAGCGCCTGATCCTCGTCCTCAGGCTCTACGAGGGTGTCGCCGAGGAACAGACCGCGGCGCTTCTCGGGCTGCCCGCCGAACGCGTACGGGCGATCTGTGCGCGCGCGATGGCGACCGTCCTGCATCCCCCGCGCGAGGCCGCGCCCGGGGTGGCGGAGGTGGCACCGTCATGA
- a CDS encoding tetratricopeptide repeat protein: MRDSHRGEAERLLVRAVEEEVRRSGGRTDGVVLLGRARAALDTMARSAAEEYEAYTRALDESEAGRLTFGQRYAKEGSGTPLLVAAVAAGTAVVADLSFGVDAGTAVSTGVIVGVAGAVATVLKVTAAHLPAAHHHAGALGQPGGPEQLRLQWLTALEVRGIRPFLDQQRVLAASTAKKKAPRLRGADKSAAARRRNVLEQSFAQLPEANDRFAGRRVEMGRIRQWVQAARAEAETRPTVVVLHGAPGSGRTALAVRAAHELRDYFRGACVVDLRADSPEEPPLSTRDALMHLLNRLGAPRDQLLFRERTSQDQQVKRLSELYHQHLTGLAVTIVLDDASDPDQVRTLVPERSDSLLLVTARSPLDLPADLPAWVHQLPVEALDGDGVRELLSMAAQDGSMPAAGVPAEAAGGEGGASAEVASGGAPAASYDTEAVARIGQLCGGLPLALCVAGSSLGPRTPGELAADLSAYGPVEPVERALWLRYTDQSEPSRRLLRRLALAGRASLGAAAAASLLATDETEATRHLTALARAGLIDHVHGNRYRLHDLVRAFAQARLLDEEEPSERTAAQERLIVTYADLADSVLRLVDGNMSTRSDRFGSHGFVSLDEALRWLDDETSFITSTLRHAEGVNQAAVLSLLGALCDYCLLRGDLYRLGELSELAQSVDQGLLTRSVQWRTGIAARQLGELDKARSTLASVVDLYMETKHDAGAARALCSLGITLHHQGNLTEAAEKLLEALQLQSVPRLAADRAWTMHALAAVERDRAHLADAMDLLTRALVVHRQQESLHGEGWAHYQLGQLLLRMGDVPRAETELRSALDLFGRTRDPRGQAWSMTQLARAGLLAGDPSAAVDGLRQALSRHRDNEDARGEAWTGYYLGQAVEETGNLDQAVRELERSRTMFSRMRDVYGLACARHHSARVTRDQRAVQTGSLRNSGFARQLLVDARADFQRIGVAHGEAWTCLELAVVDAGNNRTPQALALVEEAARLFTSYGDRRGEDWARFLRCTLLPYAAPGGVEIGTAVAQEELAHLSRTAHPLRDGKLTEYVEAYQLLLERGVNLEAGWRAWTLGMVPNRHAREVMGVPVTGGQG; encoded by the coding sequence ATGCGGGACAGCCACCGGGGGGAGGCCGAACGGCTGTTGGTGCGGGCGGTCGAGGAGGAGGTCCGTAGGTCGGGTGGGCGCACCGATGGAGTCGTCCTGCTGGGCCGGGCCCGCGCGGCACTGGACACGATGGCCCGGAGCGCGGCCGAGGAGTACGAGGCGTACACCCGTGCACTGGACGAGTCCGAGGCCGGCCGCCTCACGTTCGGCCAGCGCTACGCGAAGGAGGGCTCCGGAACTCCCCTGCTGGTGGCGGCCGTCGCGGCCGGCACCGCCGTGGTGGCCGACCTCTCCTTCGGCGTCGACGCCGGCACGGCTGTGAGCACCGGCGTGATCGTCGGCGTCGCCGGCGCGGTGGCGACGGTCCTGAAGGTGACCGCCGCCCACCTCCCCGCCGCCCACCACCACGCGGGCGCCCTGGGCCAGCCCGGCGGCCCCGAGCAGCTGCGGCTGCAGTGGCTGACGGCGCTGGAGGTGCGCGGGATACGGCCGTTCCTGGACCAGCAGCGCGTCCTCGCCGCGTCCACGGCGAAGAAGAAGGCGCCCCGGCTGCGCGGCGCCGACAAGAGCGCGGCGGCGCGGCGGCGCAATGTGCTGGAGCAGTCGTTCGCCCAACTCCCGGAAGCCAACGACCGGTTCGCCGGTCGGCGGGTGGAGATGGGGAGAATCCGCCAGTGGGTGCAGGCCGCCCGCGCGGAGGCCGAGACCCGGCCGACGGTCGTCGTGCTGCACGGCGCGCCCGGCTCCGGCCGTACCGCCCTCGCCGTGCGCGCGGCGCACGAGCTGCGGGACTACTTCAGGGGCGCGTGTGTGGTCGATCTGCGCGCCGACAGCCCGGAGGAGCCGCCGCTGTCCACCCGGGACGCGCTGATGCATCTGCTGAATCGTCTCGGCGCACCGCGCGACCAGCTCCTCTTCCGTGAGCGTACATCCCAGGACCAGCAGGTCAAGCGGCTGAGCGAGCTGTACCACCAGCACCTGACGGGCCTGGCGGTGACGATCGTCCTGGACGACGCCTCCGACCCCGACCAGGTCCGCACCCTCGTCCCCGAACGCTCCGACAGCCTCCTCCTGGTCACCGCCCGCTCCCCTCTCGACCTCCCCGCCGACCTACCAGCCTGGGTCCACCAGCTCCCCGTCGAGGCGCTCGACGGAGACGGCGTGCGGGAACTGTTGAGCATGGCGGCCCAGGACGGCTCGATGCCGGCGGCGGGGGTGCCTGCGGAGGCAGCGGGAGGAGAGGGAGGAGCGTCCGCCGAAGTGGCTTCGGGCGGGGCGCCCGCCGCCTCGTACGACACCGAAGCCGTCGCCCGGATAGGGCAGTTGTGCGGCGGTCTGCCGCTCGCCCTGTGTGTCGCGGGCTCGTCCCTGGGCCCGCGTACACCCGGAGAGCTGGCCGCGGATTTGAGCGCGTACGGCCCCGTCGAGCCGGTGGAGCGGGCCCTGTGGCTGCGCTACACCGACCAGTCGGAGCCCTCCCGCCGACTGCTGCGCCGGCTGGCCCTGGCCGGTCGGGCGTCGCTGGGGGCGGCAGCCGCCGCCTCCCTCCTGGCGACCGACGAGACGGAGGCGACCCGGCACCTCACCGCGCTCGCCCGCGCGGGCCTGATCGACCACGTCCACGGCAACCGCTACCGGCTGCACGACCTGGTCCGCGCCTTCGCCCAGGCCCGCCTCCTCGACGAGGAGGAGCCGAGCGAGCGCACGGCCGCGCAGGAACGCCTGATCGTCACCTACGCCGACCTCGCCGACTCGGTCCTCCGCCTGGTCGACGGCAACATGTCGACCCGCTCCGACCGCTTCGGCTCGCACGGCTTCGTGTCCCTGGACGAGGCGCTGCGCTGGCTGGACGACGAGACGAGCTTCATCACCTCCACGCTCCGGCACGCGGAGGGCGTGAACCAGGCGGCGGTCCTCAGCCTCCTGGGCGCCCTGTGCGACTACTGCCTGCTGCGCGGCGACCTCTACCGCCTCGGTGAGCTGAGCGAACTGGCCCAGTCGGTGGACCAAGGGCTGCTGACGCGCTCGGTCCAGTGGCGTACGGGGATCGCGGCCCGTCAGCTGGGCGAGCTGGACAAGGCGCGCTCGACGCTCGCCTCGGTCGTCGACCTCTACATGGAGACGAAGCACGACGCGGGCGCCGCCCGTGCCCTGTGCTCCCTCGGCATCACGCTCCATCACCAGGGCAATCTGACCGAGGCGGCGGAGAAGCTGCTGGAGGCCCTCCAGCTCCAGTCGGTCCCCCGGCTGGCGGCGGACCGCGCCTGGACCATGCACGCGCTGGCGGCGGTGGAACGCGACCGCGCCCACCTCGCCGACGCCATGGACCTCCTCACCCGCGCCCTGGTCGTCCACCGTCAGCAGGAGTCCTTGCACGGCGAGGGCTGGGCGCACTACCAGCTGGGCCAGCTGCTGCTGCGTATGGGCGACGTACCGCGCGCGGAGACCGAGCTGCGCTCCGCCCTGGACCTCTTCGGCCGCACCCGCGACCCGCGCGGCCAGGCCTGGTCCATGACCCAGCTCGCCCGCGCCGGTCTTCTCGCCGGCGATCCCTCCGCCGCAGTGGACGGCCTCCGCCAGGCGCTCTCCCGGCACCGCGACAACGAGGACGCCCGCGGTGAGGCCTGGACCGGCTACTACCTGGGCCAGGCCGTGGAGGAGACGGGCAACCTGGACCAGGCGGTCCGTGAACTGGAACGCTCACGCACGATGTTCTCCCGTATGCGCGACGTCTACGGCCTCGCCTGCGCCCGCCACCACTCCGCCCGCGTCACCCGCGACCAGCGAGCGGTCCAGACCGGCTCCTTGCGGAACTCCGGATTCGCCCGGCAGCTCCTCGTCGACGCCCGCGCCGACTTCCAGCGCATCGGCGTCGCCCACGGCGAGGCCTGGACCTGTCTGGAGCTGGCCGTCGTGGACGCCGGCAACAACCGCACCCCCCAGGCCCTCGCCCTCGTCGAAGAGGCCGCCCGGCTCTTCACGTCCTACGGGGACCGCCGAGGCGAGGACTGGGCCCGCTTCCTGCGGTGCACGCTCCTGCCCTACGCGGCCCCCGGCGGCGTGGAGATCGGCACGGCCGTCGCCCAGGAGGAACTCGCCCATCTCTCCCGCACCGCCCACCCTTTGCGCGACGGGAAACTCACCGAGTACGTGGAGGCGTATCAGCTGCTGCTGGAGCGCGGAGTGAACCTGGAGGCCGGCTGGCGCGCCTGGACCCTCGGCATGGTCCCGAACCGGCACGCGCGGGAGGTGATGGGGGTGCCGGTGACGGGCGGGCAAGGGTGA
- a CDS encoding DUF4307 domain-containing protein, with translation MSTASSQLPEGRYGRSADERADRRLKAVGAVLGAALLVLIGWFAHHYVAGNRISVEIYTFDTSASSVKVHLRGDKDAGVEGYCTVRSQAEDGAEVGRADFRFGADTTGIDKVVTLRTASRGTTAELVGCHAD, from the coding sequence ATGAGCACGGCGAGCAGTCAGCTGCCCGAGGGCCGCTACGGCCGCTCCGCCGACGAGCGTGCCGACCGCAGGCTCAAGGCCGTCGGCGCCGTCCTGGGCGCCGCCCTCCTCGTCCTCATCGGCTGGTTCGCCCACCACTACGTCGCCGGGAACCGGATCAGCGTCGAGATCTACACCTTCGACACCTCGGCCTCCTCGGTGAAGGTGCACCTCAGGGGCGACAAGGACGCCGGGGTCGAGGGCTACTGCACCGTCCGCTCCCAGGCCGAGGACGGCGCCGAGGTCGGCCGCGCCGACTTCCGCTTCGGCGCCGACACCACCGGCATCGACAAGGTCGTCACTCTCCGTACGGCGTCCCGGGGCACCACCGCCGAGCTGGTGGGCTGTCACGCCGACTGA
- the mca gene encoding mycothiol conjugate amidase Mca has product MAVHAHPDDESSKGAATMAKYVSEGVDVLVVTCTGGERGSILNPKLQGDKYVEEHIHEVRKKEMDEAREILGVEQEWLGFVDSGLPEGDPLPPLPDGCFALEDVDEAAGELVRKIRAFRPQVITTYDENGGYPHPDHIMTHKISMVAFEGAADTEKYPEAEYGPVYQPQKLYYNQGFNRPRTEALHNALVARGLESPYGDWLKRWDESEHKDRTLTTHIPCAEFFEIRDKALIAHATQIDPDGGWFRVPLELQKEVWPTEEYELVKSLVGTSLPEDDLFAGIR; this is encoded by the coding sequence ATGGCCGTGCACGCACACCCCGACGACGAGTCGAGCAAGGGTGCGGCCACCATGGCGAAGTACGTGTCCGAGGGGGTGGACGTGCTGGTCGTGACCTGCACGGGCGGGGAGCGCGGCTCCATCCTCAATCCGAAACTGCAGGGCGACAAGTACGTCGAGGAGCACATCCACGAGGTGCGCAAGAAGGAGATGGACGAAGCCCGCGAGATCCTCGGCGTCGAGCAGGAGTGGCTCGGCTTCGTCGACTCGGGCCTTCCGGAGGGCGACCCCCTCCCACCCCTTCCCGACGGCTGCTTCGCCCTGGAGGACGTCGACGAGGCGGCCGGCGAGCTGGTCAGGAAGATCCGCGCGTTCCGCCCCCAGGTGATCACCACCTACGACGAGAACGGCGGGTACCCCCACCCCGACCACATCATGACCCACAAGATCTCGATGGTGGCCTTCGAGGGCGCGGCGGACACCGAGAAGTACCCCGAGGCCGAGTACGGCCCGGTGTACCAGCCGCAGAAGCTGTACTACAACCAGGGCTTCAACCGCCCCCGCACCGAGGCGCTGCACAACGCCCTGGTGGCGCGCGGCCTGGAGTCCCCGTACGGTGACTGGCTCAAGCGCTGGGACGAGTCCGAGCACAAGGACCGCACGCTCACCACGCACATCCCGTGCGCCGAGTTCTTCGAGATCCGTGACAAGGCCCTCATCGCCCACGCCACGCAGATCGACCCCGACGGCGGCTGGTTCCGGGTGCCGCTGGAGCTCCAGAAGGAGGTCTGGCCCACCGAGGAGTACGAGCTCGTCAAGTCCCTGGTGGGCACCTCGCTCCCCGAGGACGACCTGTTTGCGGGCATCCGCTAG
- the ilvA gene encoding threonine ammonia-lyase, with protein sequence MSYSTADSFPRVTLDDVRGAQKMLTGVSRVTAMEGSRHLSQLVGAPVHLKCENLQRTGSFKLRGAYVRIAGLLPEERAAGVVAASAGNHAQGVALASSLLGVRSTVFMPKGAPLPKISATEEYGAEVRLHGTVVDETLTAAQEYAARTGAVFIHPFDHRDVIAGQGTVGLEILDQCPEVRTIVVGIGGGGLAAGIAVAVKSLRPDVRLIGVQAEGAAAYPPSLAAGRPVAVENPATMADGIKVGRPGDVPFGIVADLVDEVRTVSEYNLSSALLLCLERAKLVVEPAGASPVAALLRDPKAFEGPVVAVLSGGNVDPLLMQRILRHGMAAGGRYLQVRLRLTDRPGALATLLGVLSAVDANVLDVSHVRTDPRLGLTEVEVELHLETRGPTHCAEVNLALREAGYTVID encoded by the coding sequence ATGAGCTACAGCACGGCCGACTCCTTTCCACGGGTGACGCTCGACGACGTGCGAGGTGCCCAGAAGATGCTTACGGGCGTCTCACGTGTCACCGCAATGGAAGGCAGCAGGCATCTGTCGCAGCTCGTCGGCGCCCCGGTGCACCTCAAGTGCGAGAACCTCCAGCGGACGGGCTCCTTCAAGCTGCGCGGCGCGTACGTCCGTATCGCGGGCCTGCTGCCCGAGGAGCGCGCCGCCGGCGTCGTCGCCGCGAGTGCGGGCAACCACGCCCAGGGCGTCGCCCTCGCCTCCTCGCTCCTCGGTGTGCGCTCCACGGTCTTCATGCCGAAGGGCGCCCCGCTGCCGAAGATCAGCGCGACCGAGGAGTACGGCGCCGAGGTGCGCCTGCACGGCACGGTGGTCGACGAGACACTGACCGCGGCCCAGGAGTACGCGGCCCGGACGGGCGCGGTGTTCATCCACCCCTTCGACCACCGTGACGTCATCGCGGGCCAGGGCACGGTCGGCCTGGAGATCCTGGACCAGTGCCCCGAGGTGCGCACGATCGTCGTCGGCATCGGCGGGGGCGGGCTCGCGGCGGGCATCGCGGTCGCGGTGAAGTCGCTGCGGCCGGACGTACGCCTCATCGGTGTCCAGGCGGAGGGCGCGGCGGCGTACCCGCCCTCGCTCGCCGCCGGGCGGCCGGTGGCCGTGGAGAACCCGGCGACGATGGCCGACGGCATCAAGGTCGGACGGCCGGGCGACGTGCCGTTCGGAATCGTCGCCGACCTGGTGGACGAGGTCCGTACGGTCTCGGAGTACAACCTCTCCAGCGCCCTCCTGCTCTGCCTGGAGCGGGCCAAACTGGTCGTGGAACCGGCCGGCGCCAGCCCCGTCGCGGCCCTGCTGCGCGACCCGAAGGCCTTCGAGGGCCCGGTCGTCGCGGTGCTGTCGGGCGGCAACGTCGACCCGCTGCTGATGCAGCGCATCCTGCGCCACGGCATGGCCGCCGGGGGCCGCTACCTTCAGGTCCGCCTCCGCCTGACCGACCGCCCGGGCGCCCTCGCGACGCTCCTCGGGGTGCTGTCAGCGGTCGACGCCAACGTCCTCGACGTGAGCCATGTCCGGACCGACCCCCGGCTCGGGCTCACCGAGGTGGAGGTCGAACTGCACCTGGAGACCAGGGGCCCGACGCACTGCGCCGAGGTCAACCTCGCCCTCCGCGAGGCGGGCTACACCGTCATCGACTGA
- a CDS encoding thioredoxin domain-containing protein: MANRLAHETSPYLLQHADNPVDWWPWSVEAFEEARRRGAPVLLSVGYSSCHWCHVMAHESFEDDDAAAYMNEHFVSVKVDREERPDVDAVYMEAVQAATGQGGWPMTVFLTPDGEPFYFGTYFPPEPRHGMPSFRQVLDGVRAAWADRRDEVAEVAGKIVRDLAGRELRFAAVDVPGEDELAQALLGLTREYDEARGGFGGAPKFPPSMVIEFLLRHVARTGSEGALQMARDTCERMARGGIYDQLGGGFARYSVDRDWVVPHFEKMLYDNALLCRVYAHLWRATGSELARRVALETADFMVRELRTAEGGFASALDADSDDGTGRHVEGAYYVWTPEQLTEVLGEEDGRLAAHYFGVTEEGTFEEGASVLRLPQHEGVFDAERIASVRERLNAARARRPAPGRDDKVVAAWNGLAVAALAETGAYFDRPDLVDAALTAADLLVRLHLDEKARLTRTSKDGRAGANAGVLEDYADVAEGFLSLASVTGEGVWLEFAGFLLDHVLARFVDEESGALYDTAADAEKLIRRPQDPTDNATPSGWSAAAGALLSYAAHTGSEPHRTAAERALGVVKALGPRAPRFLGWGLATAEALLDGPREVAVVGPEEHPGTKALHRTALLGTAPGAVVAAGAPGGDELPLLADRPLVGGEPAAYVCRDFTCDAPTTDLELLRTALGTVATD, from the coding sequence ATGGCGAACCGACTGGCCCACGAGACGTCCCCCTACCTTCTGCAGCACGCCGACAACCCGGTGGACTGGTGGCCCTGGTCGGTCGAGGCGTTCGAGGAGGCGCGGCGGCGAGGGGCGCCTGTGCTGCTCAGCGTCGGCTATTCAAGTTGCCACTGGTGCCATGTCATGGCGCACGAGTCGTTCGAGGATGACGACGCCGCTGCGTACATGAACGAGCACTTCGTTTCCGTCAAGGTGGACCGTGAAGAGCGGCCGGACGTCGACGCCGTGTACATGGAGGCGGTGCAGGCGGCCACCGGACAGGGCGGCTGGCCGATGACCGTGTTCCTGACGCCCGACGGCGAGCCCTTCTACTTCGGCACGTACTTCCCGCCGGAGCCCCGCCACGGGATGCCGTCCTTCCGGCAGGTTTTGGATGGCGTACGGGCGGCTTGGGCGGACCGGCGGGACGAGGTCGCCGAGGTCGCCGGAAAGATCGTGCGGGACCTGGCCGGGCGGGAGCTGAGGTTCGCGGCCGTCGACGTGCCCGGTGAGGACGAGCTCGCGCAGGCGCTGCTCGGGCTCACCCGGGAGTACGACGAGGCGCGCGGCGGGTTCGGCGGGGCGCCCAAGTTCCCGCCGTCGATGGTGATCGAGTTCCTGCTGCGGCACGTGGCGCGCACCGGCTCCGAGGGCGCGCTCCAGATGGCACGGGACACCTGCGAGCGCATGGCCCGCGGCGGCATCTACGACCAGCTCGGCGGCGGCTTCGCCCGCTACTCCGTCGACCGCGACTGGGTCGTACCCCACTTCGAGAAGATGCTGTACGACAACGCCCTGCTGTGCCGGGTCTACGCCCACCTGTGGCGGGCCACCGGCTCCGAGCTCGCCCGGCGGGTGGCGCTGGAGACGGCCGACTTCATGGTCCGTGAACTGCGGACGGCCGAGGGCGGGTTCGCGTCCGCGCTGGACGCCGACAGCGACGACGGGACCGGAAGGCATGTCGAGGGCGCCTACTACGTGTGGACGCCGGAGCAGCTGACGGAGGTGCTCGGGGAGGAGGACGGCCGGCTCGCCGCGCACTACTTCGGGGTCACGGAGGAGGGCACCTTCGAGGAGGGAGCGTCGGTTCTCCGGCTCCCGCAGCACGAGGGCGTGTTCGACGCCGAGCGGATCGCGTCGGTCAGGGAGCGGCTGAACGCGGCCCGCGCGCGGCGTCCCGCCCCCGGCCGCGACGACAAGGTGGTGGCCGCCTGGAACGGGCTCGCCGTCGCCGCGCTCGCCGAGACCGGCGCCTACTTCGACCGCCCCGATCTGGTGGACGCCGCGCTCACCGCCGCCGACCTGCTCGTACGACTGCACCTGGATGAGAAGGCGCGGCTCACGCGGACGAGCAAGGACGGGCGCGCCGGGGCCAACGCGGGGGTGCTGGAGGACTACGCGGACGTCGCGGAGGGGTTCCTGTCGCTGGCGTCGGTCACGGGGGAGGGGGTGTGGCTGGAGTTCGCGGGGTTCCTGCTCGACCATGTGCTCGCGCGGTTCGTGGACGAGGAGTCCGGGGCGCTCTACGACACCGCCGCCGACGCGGAGAAGCTCATCCGGCGGCCCCAGGACCCGACCGACAACGCCACGCCGTCCGGGTGGAGCGCGGCGGCGGGGGCGCTGCTGAGCTATGCCGCGCACACCGGGTCCGAGCCCCATCGGACCGCCGCCGAGCGGGCGTTGGGCGTGGTGAAGGCGTTGGGGCCACGGGCGCCGAGGTTCCTCGGGTGGGGACTGGCCACGGCGGAGGCGCTGCTCGACGGGCCGCGTGAGGTGGCGGTCGTCGGACCGGAGGAGCATCCGGGGACGAAGGCGCTGCACCGGACGGCGCTGCTGGGCACCGCGCCGGGCGCGGTGGTGGCCGCGGGGGCCCCGGGCGGTGACGAGCTGCCGCTGCTCGCCGACCGGCCGCTCGTCGGCGGGGAACCGGCCGCGTACGTCTGCCGTGACTTCACCTGCGACGCGCCCACGACGGACCTCGAACTGCTGCGCACGGCCCTCGGAACGGTGGCAACCGACTGA
- a CDS encoding maleylpyruvate isomerase family mycothiol-dependent enzyme, protein MTDPKLTADHSRTAGVWPLIHAERAALAADLADLTDEQWATRSLCTELTVREVLAHLTVAASLNSVRWLAGVIRCRFDFDKQVAMRLAEQLGATPAETLERFRRLVPSTTKPPLPAIAMLGETIVHGEDIRRPLGIRHEYPIEVVTLVAEYYQGSDLVVVAKGRIGGLRLVANDGPFTTGSGQLVSGATLALVMAMTGRSTYCDDLEGDGVELLRRRCGMA, encoded by the coding sequence ATGACTGATCCGAAACTGACAGCAGACCACAGCCGGACGGCTGGGGTTTGGCCCCTGATCCACGCTGAGCGAGCGGCGCTGGCGGCTGATCTCGCAGACCTGACTGACGAGCAGTGGGCAACACGGTCGTTGTGCACCGAATTGACGGTGCGTGAGGTGCTGGCGCATCTCACCGTGGCGGCGAGCCTCAACTCCGTGCGCTGGCTGGCGGGTGTGATCCGCTGTCGGTTCGACTTCGACAAGCAGGTGGCCATGCGGCTGGCCGAGCAGCTGGGCGCCACCCCGGCCGAGACGCTGGAGAGATTCCGGCGCTTGGTCCCGAGCACCACCAAGCCTCCCCTCCCTGCCATAGCCATGCTCGGCGAGACGATCGTGCACGGAGAAGACATCCGGCGCCCGCTGGGCATCCGCCACGAGTACCCGATTGAGGTGGTCACGCTGGTGGCCGAGTACTACCAGGGATCGGACCTCGTGGTCGTGGCCAAGGGACGCATCGGTGGCCTGAGACTCGTCGCGAATGACGGTCCCTTCACCACCGGTTCCGGGCAGCTCGTCTCCGGTGCCACCTTGGCCCTGGTGATGGCGATGACCGGGCGTTCGACGTACTGCGACGACCTCGAAGGTGACGGCGTCGAGCTTCTCCGCAGGCGGTGCGGGATGGCGTGA
- a CDS encoding GNAT family N-acetyltransferase, with the protein MPELQLLRPDHAPALLAFERENRAYFAASIPDRGEDYFARFDERHRALLAEQEAGVCWFHVLVGADAEVLGRVNLVDVADGSAELGYRIAERAAGRGLATWAVRKLCDLAADGYGLTVLRAATTLDNAASRAVLARVGFTVVGETQLSGRPGLSYSRNLAAS; encoded by the coding sequence ATGCCCGAGTTACAACTGCTCCGTCCGGACCACGCGCCCGCGCTTCTTGCCTTCGAGCGGGAGAACCGGGCCTACTTCGCCGCGTCCATCCCTGACCGAGGCGAGGACTACTTCGCTCGGTTCGACGAGCGGCATCGTGCCCTGCTTGCCGAGCAGGAGGCTGGGGTCTGCTGGTTCCATGTGCTGGTCGGCGCCGACGCCGAGGTGCTGGGGCGGGTCAACCTCGTGGATGTGGCGGATGGCAGCGCCGAACTCGGGTATCGGATTGCAGAGCGTGCCGCAGGCCGGGGGCTGGCCACTTGGGCCGTGCGGAAGCTGTGCGATCTTGCCGCCGACGGGTACGGGCTGACCGTCCTGCGAGCCGCGACCACCCTCGACAACGCGGCGTCGCGGGCCGTGCTGGCCCGCGTCGGGTTCACCGTCGTCGGCGAGACACAGCTCTCCGGTCGCCCCGGCCTTTCGTATTCTCGCAATCTTGCGGCTTCTTAG